The following proteins come from a genomic window of Nicotiana tomentosiformis chromosome 12, ASM39032v3, whole genome shotgun sequence:
- the LOC138902591 gene encoding uncharacterized protein, translating into MAFSLSTNDGMLRYQGRLCVPNIDGLQVRIMTEDYSSKYFVHTGSMKMYHDLKEVYRWNDMKKDVADFVARFPNCQQVKAEHQKPDDLAHNIEFPMWKWEMINMNFVVVKEEEFIGLDHVHQAMEKVKIVKVWLKTAQSRQKSYSNVRRIDLEFKEDDWRVGQVAYRLELPPEMSLVHSVFHVSMLKKVVGDPSLIVQVEAIEVNEELTYEKILVAILDRQVWKLRNKEISSIKVILRYQQVEEATWEAEEEMKR; encoded by the exons ATGGCATTTTCTCTTAGCACGAATGATGGTatgctaaggtaccaagggcgattgTGTGTTCCAAATATAGATGGTCTGCAGGTgagaatcatgaccgaggatTACAGTTCCAAGTATTTCGTGCACACAGGATCtatgaagatgtaccatgatctcaaggaagtctacaggtggaatgacatgaaaaaggatgtagcggactttgtggctagattcccaaactgtcagcaagtgaaggcagaacaccagaagcccgatGATTTGGCACATAATATAGAatttccaatgtggaagtgggagatgataaACATGAACTTTGTAGTAG TCAAAGAAGAAGAATTTATAGGGCTAGACCACGTGCATCAAGCTATGGAGAAGGTCAAGATCGTTAAGGTGTGGTTAAAAACCGCTCAGAGTCGCCAGAAGTCCTATTCGAATGTGCGTCGCatagatttggagttcaaagaggatgattgg AGGGTTGGTCAAGTGGCATATAGGCTCGAGttacctccagagatgtccttagtgcactcggtatttcatgtatctatgttgaagaaggtagttggagatccgtctctCATTGTCCAAGTGGAGGCTATTgaagttaatgaagaattgacttatgagaaGATTTTGGTTGCCATCCTTGATAGACAAGTTTggaagttgaggaataaagagattTCCTCCATCAAAGTGATTTTGCGAtaccaacaagttgaagaggccacctgggaggctgaggaagaaatgaagaggTAA